A stretch of the Zeugodacus cucurbitae isolate PBARC_wt_2022May chromosome 6, idZeuCucr1.2, whole genome shotgun sequence genome encodes the following:
- the LOC105212154 gene encoding probable nuclear hormone receptor HR3 isoform X4, with amino-acid sequence MPSTIRAQIEIIPCKVCGDKSSGVHYGVITCEGCKGFFRRSQSSVVNYQCPRNKQCVVDRVNRNRCQYCRLQKCLQLGMSRDAVKFGRMSKKQREKVEEEVKFHKAQLRAQNDAPPDSSVFETQTPSSSDQLHHNYNGYGGYSSNEVSSPYGYGYSTSVTPQQTMNYNEVSTDYVDSTTYEPRGTIMDPDFVSHADGDINDVLIKTLAEAHANTSTKLDAVHDMFRKSQDISRILYYKNLGQEELWLDCAEKLTHMIQNIIEFAKLIPGFMRLSQDDQILLLKTGSFELAIVRMSRLLDLSQNAVLYGDVMLPQEAFYTSDSDEMRLVSRIFQTAKSIAELKLTETELALYQSLVLLWPERNGVRGNTEIQRLFNLSMIAIKQELEANHAILKGDVTVLDTLLNNIPNFRDISIMHMEALSKFKQQHPNIVFPPLYKELFSIDSPQDLT; translated from the exons CTCAAATTGAAATAATTCCATGCAAAGTCTGTGGCGACAAGTCATCTGGCGTACATTATGGCGTTATAACATGTGAGGGTTGTAAAGGTTTTTTTCGCCGGTCACAAAGTTCTGTAGTGAATTATCAGTGTCCTCGCAATAAACAATGTGTTGTCGACCGTGTCAATCGCAATCGGTGTCAATACTGTAGACTGCAAAAGTGCCTACAATTGGGAATGAGTCGTGACG CTGTAAAATTCGGTAGAATGTCGAAGAAACAGCGTGAGAAAGTAGAGGAGGAGGTGAAGTTTCACAAGGCGCAGTTGCGTGCACAGAACGACGCGCCGCCGGATAGCTCAGTTTTCGAAACACAAACACCTTCGAGTAGTGATCAGCTGCATCATAATTACAATGG CTATGGCGGCTACTCCAGCAATGAAGTGAGCAGTCCGTACGGTTATGGCTACTCGACATCGGTAACACCGCAACAGACAATGAACTACAATGAGGTATCGACGGATTACGTTGACAGCACCACGTATGAGCCGCGTGGCACGATAATGGATCCGGACTTCGTCAGTCATG CTGATGGCGACATCAACGATGTTCTTATAAAAACCTTAGCCGAGGCACATGCCAACACAAGCACCAAACTCGACGCCGTACACGATATGTTCCGGAAGTCTCAG GATATCTCGAGGATACTGTACTACAAGAATCTGGGCCAGGAGGAACTGTGGCTAGACTGCGCTGAAAAGCTAACACATATGATACAAAACATAATCGAATTTGCGAAACTGATACCCGGATTTATGCGTTTAAGTCAGGATGATCAG ATTCTGCTACTGAAAACTGGATCATTCGAACTGGCCATCGTGCGTATGTCGCGATTGCTCGATCTCTCACAGAATGCGGTACTATATGGTGACGTGATGCTGCCGCAGGAAGCGTTCTACACATCCGATTCGGACGAAATGCGTCTGGTATCGCGAATCTTTCAAACGGCTAAATCGATAGCCGAACTGAAACTGACTGAAACGGAGTTGGCGCTGTATCAAAGTTTAGTGCTGCTCTGGCCAG AACGAAATGGCGTACGCGGTAATACAGAAATCCAGAGGCTTTTCAATTTAAGCATGATTGCAATAAAACAGGAGCTTGAAGCGAACCATGCGATCTTAAAGGGCGATGTGACTGTTTTAGATACATTGTTAAACAATATACCGAATTTCCG CGATATCTCCATAATGCACATGGAAGCACTGAGCAAATTTAAGCAACAACATCCGAACATCGTCTTTCCGCCGCTATACAAAGAACTGTTCTCAATAGATTCGCCGCAGGATCTCACATAA
- the LOC105212154 gene encoding probable nuclear hormone receptor HR3 isoform X2: MYTQRMFDMWSSVTCKLEAHANNLGQSNVQSPGHNNSSGSIKAQIEIIPCKVCGDKSSGVHYGVITCEGCKGFFRRSQSSVVNYQCPRNKQCVVDRVNRNRCQYCRLQKCLQLGMSRDAVKFGRMSKKQREKVEEEVKFHKAQLRAQNDAPPDSSVFETQTPSSSDQLHHNYNGYGGYSSNEVSSPYGYGYSTSVTPQQTMNYNEVSTDYVDSTTYEPRGTIMDPDFVSHADGDINDVLIKTLAEAHANTSTKLDAVHDMFRKSQDISRILYYKNLGQEELWLDCAEKLTHMIQNIIEFAKLIPGFMRLSQDDQILLLKTGSFELAIVRMSRLLDLSQNAVLYGDVMLPQEAFYTSDSDEMRLVSRIFQTAKSIAELKLTETELALYQSLVLLWPERNGVRGNTEIQRLFNLSMIAIKQELEANHAILKGDVTVLDTLLNNIPNFRDISIMHMEALSKFKQQHPNIVFPPLYKELFSIDSPQDLT; this comes from the exons CTCAAATTGAAATAATTCCATGCAAAGTCTGTGGCGACAAGTCATCTGGCGTACATTATGGCGTTATAACATGTGAGGGTTGTAAAGGTTTTTTTCGCCGGTCACAAAGTTCTGTAGTGAATTATCAGTGTCCTCGCAATAAACAATGTGTTGTCGACCGTGTCAATCGCAATCGGTGTCAATACTGTAGACTGCAAAAGTGCCTACAATTGGGAATGAGTCGTGACG CTGTAAAATTCGGTAGAATGTCGAAGAAACAGCGTGAGAAAGTAGAGGAGGAGGTGAAGTTTCACAAGGCGCAGTTGCGTGCACAGAACGACGCGCCGCCGGATAGCTCAGTTTTCGAAACACAAACACCTTCGAGTAGTGATCAGCTGCATCATAATTACAATGG CTATGGCGGCTACTCCAGCAATGAAGTGAGCAGTCCGTACGGTTATGGCTACTCGACATCGGTAACACCGCAACAGACAATGAACTACAATGAGGTATCGACGGATTACGTTGACAGCACCACGTATGAGCCGCGTGGCACGATAATGGATCCGGACTTCGTCAGTCATG CTGATGGCGACATCAACGATGTTCTTATAAAAACCTTAGCCGAGGCACATGCCAACACAAGCACCAAACTCGACGCCGTACACGATATGTTCCGGAAGTCTCAG GATATCTCGAGGATACTGTACTACAAGAATCTGGGCCAGGAGGAACTGTGGCTAGACTGCGCTGAAAAGCTAACACATATGATACAAAACATAATCGAATTTGCGAAACTGATACCCGGATTTATGCGTTTAAGTCAGGATGATCAG ATTCTGCTACTGAAAACTGGATCATTCGAACTGGCCATCGTGCGTATGTCGCGATTGCTCGATCTCTCACAGAATGCGGTACTATATGGTGACGTGATGCTGCCGCAGGAAGCGTTCTACACATCCGATTCGGACGAAATGCGTCTGGTATCGCGAATCTTTCAAACGGCTAAATCGATAGCCGAACTGAAACTGACTGAAACGGAGTTGGCGCTGTATCAAAGTTTAGTGCTGCTCTGGCCAG AACGAAATGGCGTACGCGGTAATACAGAAATCCAGAGGCTTTTCAATTTAAGCATGATTGCAATAAAACAGGAGCTTGAAGCGAACCATGCGATCTTAAAGGGCGATGTGACTGTTTTAGATACATTGTTAAACAATATACCGAATTTCCG CGATATCTCCATAATGCACATGGAAGCACTGAGCAAATTTAAGCAACAACATCCGAACATCGTCTTTCCGCCGCTATACAAAGAACTGTTCTCAATAGATTCGCCGCAGGATCTCACATAA
- the LOC105212154 gene encoding probable nuclear hormone receptor HR3 isoform X3, producing the protein MKRSHLLPQIEIIPCKVCGDKSSGVHYGVITCEGCKGFFRRSQSSVVNYQCPRNKQCVVDRVNRNRCQYCRLQKCLQLGMSRDAVKFGRMSKKQREKVEEEVKFHKAQLRAQNDAPPDSSVFETQTPSSSDQLHHNYNGYGGYSSNEVSSPYGYGYSTSVTPQQTMNYNEVSTDYVDSTTYEPRGTIMDPDFVSHADGDINDVLIKTLAEAHANTSTKLDAVHDMFRKSQDISRILYYKNLGQEELWLDCAEKLTHMIQNIIEFAKLIPGFMRLSQDDQILLLKTGSFELAIVRMSRLLDLSQNAVLYGDVMLPQEAFYTSDSDEMRLVSRIFQTAKSIAELKLTETELALYQSLVLLWPERNGVRGNTEIQRLFNLSMIAIKQELEANHAILKGDVTVLDTLLNNIPNFRDISIMHMEALSKFKQQHPNIVFPPLYKELFSIDSPQDLT; encoded by the exons CTCAAATTGAAATAATTCCATGCAAAGTCTGTGGCGACAAGTCATCTGGCGTACATTATGGCGTTATAACATGTGAGGGTTGTAAAGGTTTTTTTCGCCGGTCACAAAGTTCTGTAGTGAATTATCAGTGTCCTCGCAATAAACAATGTGTTGTCGACCGTGTCAATCGCAATCGGTGTCAATACTGTAGACTGCAAAAGTGCCTACAATTGGGAATGAGTCGTGACG CTGTAAAATTCGGTAGAATGTCGAAGAAACAGCGTGAGAAAGTAGAGGAGGAGGTGAAGTTTCACAAGGCGCAGTTGCGTGCACAGAACGACGCGCCGCCGGATAGCTCAGTTTTCGAAACACAAACACCTTCGAGTAGTGATCAGCTGCATCATAATTACAATGG CTATGGCGGCTACTCCAGCAATGAAGTGAGCAGTCCGTACGGTTATGGCTACTCGACATCGGTAACACCGCAACAGACAATGAACTACAATGAGGTATCGACGGATTACGTTGACAGCACCACGTATGAGCCGCGTGGCACGATAATGGATCCGGACTTCGTCAGTCATG CTGATGGCGACATCAACGATGTTCTTATAAAAACCTTAGCCGAGGCACATGCCAACACAAGCACCAAACTCGACGCCGTACACGATATGTTCCGGAAGTCTCAG GATATCTCGAGGATACTGTACTACAAGAATCTGGGCCAGGAGGAACTGTGGCTAGACTGCGCTGAAAAGCTAACACATATGATACAAAACATAATCGAATTTGCGAAACTGATACCCGGATTTATGCGTTTAAGTCAGGATGATCAG ATTCTGCTACTGAAAACTGGATCATTCGAACTGGCCATCGTGCGTATGTCGCGATTGCTCGATCTCTCACAGAATGCGGTACTATATGGTGACGTGATGCTGCCGCAGGAAGCGTTCTACACATCCGATTCGGACGAAATGCGTCTGGTATCGCGAATCTTTCAAACGGCTAAATCGATAGCCGAACTGAAACTGACTGAAACGGAGTTGGCGCTGTATCAAAGTTTAGTGCTGCTCTGGCCAG AACGAAATGGCGTACGCGGTAATACAGAAATCCAGAGGCTTTTCAATTTAAGCATGATTGCAATAAAACAGGAGCTTGAAGCGAACCATGCGATCTTAAAGGGCGATGTGACTGTTTTAGATACATTGTTAAACAATATACCGAATTTCCG CGATATCTCCATAATGCACATGGAAGCACTGAGCAAATTTAAGCAACAACATCCGAACATCGTCTTTCCGCCGCTATACAAAGAACTGTTCTCAATAGATTCGCCGCAGGATCTCACATAA
- the LOC105212155 gene encoding uncharacterized protein LOC105212155 has protein sequence MLLHSNGVSLLSLFIIIVLLFALSGGYPSKEKLKIRIHVPVKHHTHVHTKTVIKKVPLPIPVPVKEHEPVKEHHHHHYEKEAEEEFEGYDYPKKKRQVQHPFV, from the exons ATGTTGCTGCATTCGAACGGTGTTAGT TTGCTTTCGCTTTTCATCATCATTGTCTTGTTGTTTGCGCTCTCCGGCGGATATCCTTCCAAGGAGAAATTAAA GATACGCATACATGTGCCCGTGAAGCatcacacacacgtacacacgAAAACCGTCATAAAGAAAGTGCCGCTGCCAATACCGGTGCCGGTAAAAGAACATGAACCCGTCAAAGAGCATCATCACCATCATTACGAGAAGGAGGCGGAGGAGGAATTTGAAGGTTATGATTATCCAAAGAAAAAGCGACAAGTGCAGCATCCCTTCGTTTGA